In a genomic window of Demequina muriae:
- a CDS encoding SulP family inorganic anion transporter, which yields MSVAWPGAARPAHTVWGKVVSLLPGREDWREVRRDPRRNLIAGVTVAIVALPLALAFGVASGLGAQAGLATAVVAGAVAAIFGGSNLQVSGPTGAMTVVLVPVVAQFGSSGVLMVGLMAGVALIVMAVAGLGRYVRYLPAPVIEGFTAGIAVVIALQQVPVALGIEGLEGEKVWALAAEAVGDFVTYPNPAPLLMSIAVAAMILVGARWKPALPFSLVAVVIATLVAVLTPLDLAPLGDLPAGLPAPSLAFLDIGAMGTLATAAVAVAALAALESLLSATVADGMSVNERHDPEKELFGQGLANIAAPLFGGIPATAAIARTAVNVRAGASSKLAALTHAVVLLLVILVASTLVSQIPLAALAGVLFATTVRMVEFASLRALARATRGDAVILVLTFAATVAIDLVTAVIIGIAVAGLLALRAVARSARVQQVPLEVGDYTEEEHALLSEHIVAYRLDGPLFFAAAHRFLLELSEIADVRVVILRMSRVTTLDATGAQVLGDAITRLEKRGIVVMLSGIKPGHDAVMANLGVAAHLVAGDHVFADTPSAIERARRLLHTDHSRGAGDAVSA from the coding sequence GTGAGCGTCGCCTGGCCAGGAGCCGCCCGTCCTGCACACACCGTGTGGGGCAAGGTCGTATCTCTGCTGCCCGGCCGCGAGGACTGGCGCGAGGTGCGCCGCGACCCCCGCCGCAACCTGATCGCCGGCGTGACGGTCGCCATCGTCGCGCTGCCGCTTGCACTGGCGTTCGGTGTCGCATCGGGCCTGGGCGCGCAGGCTGGCCTGGCCACGGCTGTGGTCGCGGGCGCCGTCGCCGCCATCTTCGGAGGCTCCAATCTGCAGGTCTCTGGCCCCACCGGCGCGATGACCGTGGTGCTGGTGCCCGTGGTGGCGCAGTTCGGATCGTCAGGCGTGCTGATGGTGGGCCTGATGGCCGGCGTCGCGCTCATCGTGATGGCCGTCGCGGGCCTGGGCCGCTACGTGCGCTACCTGCCGGCCCCGGTCATCGAGGGCTTCACCGCCGGCATCGCCGTGGTGATCGCTCTTCAGCAGGTGCCCGTCGCGCTGGGAATCGAGGGTCTCGAAGGCGAGAAGGTGTGGGCACTGGCGGCCGAAGCCGTGGGGGACTTCGTGACCTACCCGAACCCCGCCCCGCTCCTGATGTCGATCGCCGTCGCCGCGATGATCCTGGTGGGCGCCCGCTGGAAGCCGGCGCTGCCGTTCTCGCTGGTGGCGGTCGTCATCGCCACGCTCGTGGCGGTGCTGACGCCCCTGGATCTCGCGCCGCTGGGCGACCTCCCGGCGGGGCTGCCCGCGCCATCACTGGCCTTCCTGGACATCGGAGCGATGGGCACCCTCGCGACCGCAGCCGTGGCGGTCGCCGCGCTCGCTGCCCTCGAGAGCCTGCTGAGCGCGACCGTGGCGGACGGCATGAGTGTCAACGAGCGCCACGATCCCGAAAAGGAGCTGTTCGGTCAGGGACTGGCGAACATCGCCGCGCCGCTGTTCGGCGGCATCCCCGCGACGGCTGCCATCGCCCGGACCGCCGTGAATGTGCGCGCCGGCGCCAGCTCCAAGCTCGCCGCGCTGACGCACGCCGTGGTGCTGCTGCTGGTCATCCTCGTGGCCTCGACGCTGGTGAGCCAGATTCCGCTCGCAGCGCTGGCCGGCGTGCTGTTCGCCACGACCGTGCGGATGGTCGAGTTCGCCTCGCTCAGGGCGCTCGCCCGAGCGACCAGGGGCGACGCCGTCATCCTGGTCCTGACCTTCGCGGCGACCGTCGCGATCGACCTGGTGACCGCGGTCATCATCGGCATCGCGGTGGCCGGACTGCTCGCGCTGCGCGCCGTGGCCCGCAGCGCCCGGGTCCAGCAGGTGCCCCTCGAGGTGGGCGACTACACCGAGGAGGAGCACGCGCTGCTCAGCGAGCACATCGTCGCCTACCGGCTGGACGGGCCACTGTTCTTCGCGGCGGCGCACCGGTTCCTGCTGGAACTGTCAGAGATCGCAGACGTCAGGGTGGTCATCCTGCGCATGTCGCGGGTGACGACTCTCGATGCGACCGGCGCCCAGGTGCTCGGGGACGCGATCACGCGGCTCGAGAAGCGGGGGATCGTGGTGATGCTCTCGGGCATCAAGCCCGGACACGATGCGGTGATGGCGAACCTGGGCGTCGCGGCCCACCTCGTGGCAGGAGACCACGTCTTCGCCGACACCCCGAGCGCCATCGAGCGCGCCCGCCGCCTGCTGCACACCGATCACTCACGCGGGGCGGGCGACGCGGTGTCGGCGTAG
- a CDS encoding ArsR/SmtB family transcription factor: MAVPLHQAKAELFRTLGHPVRIRVLELLLEEPKQVRELLGEIEVEASNLSQQLAVLRRSGIVSSYREGATVMYRLSTPDVAELMGSARRILASMLTSQEDLLAELRTEMPTETPVAIPDAMPGGTPGGEPAETPGGTLAATAGQTPTEPNRT; encoded by the coding sequence ATGGCTGTTCCGCTGCATCAGGCCAAGGCCGAGCTGTTCCGCACCTTGGGACACCCCGTGCGCATCCGCGTGCTGGAGCTCCTGCTCGAGGAGCCCAAGCAGGTCCGGGAGCTCTTGGGCGAGATCGAGGTCGAAGCCTCGAACCTCTCGCAGCAGTTGGCCGTGCTGCGCAGGTCCGGCATCGTCAGCTCGTATCGCGAGGGCGCCACCGTGATGTACCGCCTGAGCACTCCAGACGTGGCCGAGCTCATGGGCTCCGCGCGCAGAATTCTTGCCTCGATGCTCACGAGCCAGGAAGACCTCCTCGCCGAGCTTCGCACCGAGATGCCCACGGAGACTCCTGTCGCCATTCCTGACGCCATGCCCGGCGGCACCCCCGGTGGGGAGCCGGCCGAGACGCCTGGCGGAACCCTCGCAGCGACGGCTGGCCAGACGCCCACCGAGCCGAACCGCACGTGA
- a CDS encoding HNH endonuclease has translation MADEAPDLEAPFLEAADVERVNAVVRVLASREVSGQSKDQLLELNAAVATLERLVGAMGARCAGEIARLSAPELPGGGLARREGQGNAATLLSKVRGGSVNGAKQAITAGDAFAPRPLVEGDGEAADAGAGSAEGAGSSQGVGQARGPKYPEVAKASAAGELSVDAAALIVGGLNRVRDRVDPESLAAVEERLVSKAVSMAAHDVRKMVARAVARLDRVEHERRERENHDARYLWWKQDHEGTVVIHGVMDAVTAAPIINVLEQMTTRDVRRQGRGTGGNGEPESEDTRTVGQMRVDALHELARHSLGCTRTDRSGVRTTIVVRMSLSDLMSGDGLGSVDGIDQPVSVAELRRLSGDAGIIPEVLARDGKVLDLGRRTRAFTRRQRIALLERDGGCAKCHAPPEHCEAHHIRWWEHGGRTDLSNGVMLCTRCHHDIHRQGWEIHATGSSVSFIPPPHIDRGRTPSPGGSAALDIDIPPPPEDAWPRITPEDEAMVRAWAAADRAREPGAEFDAYGPHADDLHAHDPRAYGSQDLWV, from the coding sequence ATGGCTGATGAGGCACCTGATCTTGAGGCACCTTTCCTCGAGGCGGCGGACGTGGAGCGAGTGAACGCGGTGGTGCGTGTGCTCGCGTCTCGTGAGGTCTCGGGGCAGTCGAAGGATCAGCTGCTGGAGTTGAACGCCGCGGTCGCGACTTTGGAGCGGCTTGTGGGCGCGATGGGGGCCCGATGCGCGGGGGAGATCGCCCGGCTCTCCGCGCCCGAGCTGCCCGGTGGCGGGCTCGCGCGGCGCGAAGGGCAGGGCAACGCCGCGACGCTGCTGTCGAAGGTGCGGGGCGGCTCCGTCAACGGGGCCAAGCAGGCGATCACTGCCGGGGACGCCTTCGCTCCGCGCCCGCTCGTCGAGGGCGATGGCGAGGCGGCCGATGCGGGGGCGGGGTCTGCGGAGGGTGCTGGGTCGTCGCAAGGTGTTGGACAGGCGAGGGGCCCTAAGTATCCCGAGGTGGCGAAGGCGTCGGCGGCAGGCGAGTTGTCGGTCGACGCGGCGGCGCTGATCGTCGGCGGACTGAACAGGGTGCGGGATCGCGTGGACCCGGAGTCGCTGGCTGCGGTGGAGGAGCGCCTGGTGTCCAAGGCGGTCTCCATGGCGGCGCACGACGTGCGGAAGATGGTCGCGCGTGCCGTGGCGCGGCTCGACCGTGTGGAGCATGAGCGGCGCGAGCGCGAGAACCATGATGCCCGGTACCTGTGGTGGAAGCAGGATCACGAGGGCACCGTGGTCATCCACGGCGTGATGGACGCGGTGACGGCGGCGCCGATCATCAACGTTCTCGAGCAGATGACCACGCGCGACGTGCGGCGCCAGGGGCGTGGAACGGGTGGCAACGGCGAGCCGGAGAGCGAGGACACCCGGACCGTGGGGCAGATGCGCGTCGATGCGCTGCATGAGCTCGCGCGGCACTCGTTGGGGTGCACGCGGACCGACCGTTCCGGGGTGCGCACCACGATCGTGGTGCGGATGAGTCTGTCGGACCTGATGAGCGGCGACGGCCTCGGCAGCGTCGACGGGATCGACCAGCCCGTCTCGGTCGCTGAGCTGCGCCGGCTCTCGGGTGACGCCGGGATCATCCCCGAGGTGCTGGCCCGTGATGGCAAGGTGCTCGACTTGGGTCGCCGGACGCGGGCGTTCACGAGGCGGCAGAGGATCGCGCTGCTCGAGAGGGATGGCGGGTGCGCCAAGTGCCATGCGCCGCCCGAGCACTGCGAGGCCCACCACATCAGGTGGTGGGAGCACGGCGGTCGAACCGATCTGTCGAACGGGGTGATGTTGTGCACGCGGTGCCACCACGACATTCACCGTCAGGGCTGGGAGATCCACGCGACGGGGTCGTCGGTGAGCTTCATTCCACCGCCACACATCGATCGGGGGAGAACTCCGTCCCCGGGCGGCTCGGCGGCCCTCGATATCGACATCCCGCCACCCCCGGAGGACGCCTGGCCTCGCATCACGCCCGAGGATGAGGCGATGGTCCGCGCCTGGGCCGCCGCCGACCGTGCCCGCGAGCCGGGAGCCGAGTTCGATGCCTACGGGCCACATGCTGATGACCTGCACGCCCACGATCCGCGCGCATACGGGTCGCAGGACTTATGGGTGTAG
- a CDS encoding GntP family permease, with amino-acid sequence MDDWTQTLSAGPLLGIAAGAIALILVLVIKFKLHAFLTLIVVSLLTALATGIPVGGIFDTLVDGFGSTLGGVALLIGLGAMLGKLVEHSGGARVLAEKLVDVFGEKRAPFALGVASLIMGFPIFFDAGLIVMLPVIFAVARRLGGKDVLRYGLPAAAAFSVMHVFLPPHPGPVAATELYEANLGIVLIVGLILAFPVWYLSGYLWGTFVGRRFPIAVPTLFGDVDDDQPENPPRARTVLAVLALPIVLIFMNTGVDALGTAGVLDEEATWAQAMTLIGTSGVALLISVIVAMLVLGTRRGVRGTALEKVLDSSLGPVASVILITGAGGMFGGVLQASGIGDALSDSLSDIGLPVILAAYLVAVILRLAQGSATVALVTAAGLMAPAVISGDFNAIQVACVVLATAAGSVFGSHVNDSGFWLVGRLMGMDVKTTLKTWTVQQALQSVAGFAIVATVYVIA; translated from the coding sequence ATGGACGACTGGACTCAGACCCTGTCAGCGGGACCGCTACTAGGCATCGCGGCAGGTGCCATCGCACTGATCCTCGTCCTGGTCATCAAGTTCAAGCTTCACGCGTTCCTGACGCTCATCGTGGTGTCGCTGTTGACCGCGCTGGCCACGGGCATCCCCGTCGGCGGCATCTTCGACACCCTTGTCGACGGCTTCGGCAGCACACTCGGCGGCGTCGCACTGCTCATCGGACTCGGCGCCATGCTCGGCAAACTCGTCGAGCACAGCGGCGGAGCCCGGGTGCTCGCCGAGAAGCTCGTCGATGTCTTCGGAGAGAAGCGCGCGCCATTCGCACTCGGCGTCGCGTCGCTCATCATGGGCTTCCCGATCTTCTTCGACGCGGGCCTGATCGTCATGCTCCCGGTGATCTTCGCGGTCGCCCGTCGCCTGGGAGGCAAGGACGTGCTGCGCTACGGCCTGCCCGCCGCGGCCGCCTTCTCCGTCATGCACGTGTTCCTGCCGCCCCACCCCGGGCCCGTCGCGGCGACCGAGCTCTACGAGGCCAACCTCGGCATCGTGCTCATCGTGGGCCTCATCCTCGCCTTCCCGGTCTGGTACCTCTCCGGCTACCTGTGGGGCACATTCGTGGGCCGCCGCTTCCCGATCGCCGTGCCCACGCTCTTCGGCGACGTCGACGACGACCAGCCCGAGAACCCCCCTCGCGCGCGCACCGTGCTCGCCGTCCTCGCGCTCCCGATCGTGCTCATCTTCATGAACACGGGCGTCGACGCGCTCGGCACCGCAGGCGTTCTGGATGAGGAGGCCACCTGGGCCCAGGCCATGACGCTGATCGGCACCTCGGGCGTCGCGCTCCTCATCTCGGTGATCGTCGCGATGCTGGTGCTGGGAACGCGGCGCGGCGTGCGCGGGACCGCTCTGGAGAAGGTCCTCGACTCGTCGCTCGGGCCCGTCGCCTCCGTGATCCTCATCACCGGCGCCGGTGGAATGTTCGGCGGTGTGCTGCAGGCCTCCGGCATCGGCGACGCGCTCTCCGACTCGCTCTCTGACATCGGCCTGCCCGTGATCCTCGCGGCGTACCTGGTGGCGGTCATCCTCCGCTTGGCGCAGGGCTCCGCGACCGTGGCGCTCGTCACGGCCGCCGGCCTCATGGCGCCTGCGGTCATCTCGGGCGACTTCAACGCGATTCAGGTCGCGTGCGTGGTCCTCGCGACCGCCGCCGGATCCGTGTTCGGCAGCCACGTCAACGACTCCGGCTTCTGGCTCGTGGGACGTCTCATGGGCATGGACGTGAAGACCACGCTCAAGACGTGGACCGTGCAGCAGGCGCTGCAGTCAGTCGCCGGCTTCGCCATCGTCGCGACCGTCTACGTGATCGCATGA
- a CDS encoding gluconokinase — MTTAQHVIVMGVAGSGKSSVATLLAEQLGWVLAEGDEFHPQANIDKMSAGQPLDDDDRQPFLEAIRDWVRAKGAEGVSTIVTCSALKRSYRDVLREAGPVRFAHLTGDVDTISERMEKRTDHFMPPSLLASQFATLEQLDDDEDGMAVSIDGTLEEITGTIVESLRLEASPAADARES; from the coding sequence ATGACCACTGCACAGCACGTCATCGTGATGGGGGTGGCCGGCTCCGGGAAGTCGTCCGTCGCCACTCTGCTCGCTGAGCAGCTGGGCTGGGTCCTCGCCGAGGGCGACGAGTTCCACCCACAGGCCAACATCGACAAGATGAGCGCCGGCCAGCCGCTCGACGACGATGACCGGCAACCCTTCCTGGAGGCCATCCGCGACTGGGTCAGGGCCAAGGGAGCGGAGGGCGTCTCCACCATCGTGACGTGCTCGGCGCTCAAGCGCTCCTACCGGGACGTGCTGCGCGAGGCCGGACCCGTGAGATTCGCCCACCTCACGGGCGACGTGGACACGATCAGCGAGCGCATGGAGAAGCGCACCGATCACTTCATGCCGCCCAGCCTGCTCGCCAGCCAGTTCGCGACCCTCGAGCAGCTCGACGACGACGAGGACGGGATGGCGGTGTCGATCGATGGCACCCTCGAGGAGATCACGGGGACCATCGTCGAGTCCTTGCGGCTCGAGGCAAGCCCAGCGGCCGATGCGCGGGAGTCCTGA